From Streptomyces sp. HUAS MG91, the proteins below share one genomic window:
- a CDS encoding UbiX family flavin prenyltransferase has product MPDRLGCVEHVNATSRTPWVVGVSGASGTPYAASVLRALLRAGEAVDLIVSRASRLTLLDETGISFRDAHWREDLGEWLARGADGKPGTFTGLDLSDVRYWAAGDLAAGPSSGSYPVKGMIIVPASTASVAGVALGLSKDLLQRAASVTLKERRPLVVTVRETPLTGQTLRHLVTLDEAGAVVLPASPAFYAGATHIQDLVDFVAGRTLDAAGVPHTLFRRWEGELGGGSRAN; this is encoded by the coding sequence ATGCCGGATAGGCTCGGGTGTGTGGAGCACGTCAACGCAACCAGCCGCACACCGTGGGTCGTCGGGGTGTCCGGCGCCTCGGGAACCCCGTACGCCGCCTCGGTGCTGCGCGCCCTGCTGCGGGCGGGCGAGGCCGTCGACCTGATCGTCTCGCGGGCCTCGCGGCTCACGCTGCTCGACGAGACCGGCATCTCCTTCCGGGACGCGCACTGGCGCGAGGACCTGGGGGAGTGGCTGGCGCGGGGCGCCGACGGCAAGCCGGGGACGTTCACCGGCCTCGATCTGAGCGACGTGCGGTACTGGGCCGCGGGCGATCTCGCCGCCGGCCCGTCGTCCGGGTCGTACCCGGTCAAGGGCATGATCATCGTGCCCGCGTCGACGGCGAGCGTGGCCGGTGTGGCGCTCGGGCTCTCCAAGGACCTGCTCCAGCGCGCGGCGAGCGTGACGCTGAAGGAGCGCCGCCCGCTGGTCGTCACGGTGCGCGAGACCCCGCTGACCGGTCAGACCCTGCGGCACCTGGTGACGCTGGACGAGGCGGGCGCGGTCGTGCTCCCCGCGTCGCCGGCGTTCTACGCGGGAGCGACCCACATCCAGGACCTCGTGGACTTCGTCGCGGGCCGGACCCTGGACGCGGCGGGCGTGCCGCACACGCTGTTCCGCCGGTGGGAGGGAGAGCTGGGCGGGGGCTCGCGCGCGAACTAG
- a CDS encoding Lrp/AsnC family transcriptional regulator, which translates to MDAVDRQLIQALRENGRASYAELGRLVGLSGPSVTDRINRLEAAGVITGYRATVDSASLGLGVTALIGISLSDATDHEDVAQRLKDLHEIEDCWFIAGDDSYMLKVRASDVDGLERTIRRLSGTKGVSRTRTTIVLSTKWENRVGELPEEA; encoded by the coding sequence ATGGACGCCGTGGACAGGCAGCTCATCCAGGCCCTGCGCGAGAACGGCCGCGCCTCGTATGCGGAATTGGGCCGTCTCGTCGGTCTGTCCGGGCCGAGCGTCACCGACCGCATCAACCGCCTGGAGGCGGCCGGCGTCATCACCGGCTACCGCGCCACCGTCGACTCGGCCTCGCTCGGCCTGGGCGTCACCGCGCTCATCGGCATCTCGCTCTCCGACGCCACCGACCACGAGGACGTCGCCCAGCGCCTGAAGGACCTGCACGAGATCGAGGACTGCTGGTTCATCGCGGGCGACGACTCGTACATGCTCAAGGTGCGGGCCAGTGACGTCGACGGCCTGGAGCGGACCATCCGCCGGCTCAGCGGCACCAAGGGCGTCTCCCGCACCCGCACGACGATCGTGCTGTCCACCAAGTGGGAGAACCGGGTCGGGGAGCTTCCCGAAGAGGCGTGA